One Gloeobacter morelensis MG652769 DNA window includes the following coding sequences:
- a CDS encoding helix-turn-helix domain-containing protein, with the protein MSIELTQLLGLPNVYVERQSIDERGIIFYLKPLAPGILCGGCGQFTDREHQARPLHIRDLKIRKMPVFLHIPRRQFYCQTCERYCTEQLDFVDWRRRHTRRFEQDIYERVPASSLEQIAREEGISPDEVRGMFEHVARQLKKRLGPRQAHQHR; encoded by the coding sequence ATGAGTATCGAACTGACGCAACTGCTCGGGCTACCCAACGTTTATGTCGAACGGCAGTCCATCGATGAACGGGGCATTATCTTCTATCTCAAGCCGCTTGCTCCAGGTATACTCTGCGGCGGTTGCGGCCAGTTTACCGACCGCGAACATCAAGCACGTCCCCTGCACATCCGAGACTTGAAAATACGTAAAATGCCCGTATTTTTGCACATTCCTCGAAGACAATTTTACTGCCAAACCTGCGAACGCTACTGTACCGAACAACTGGATTTCGTCGATTGGCGACGGCGACACACCCGCCGTTTCGAGCAGGATATCTACGAGCGGGTACCCGCCTCAAGTCTCGAACAGATTGCGCGCGAAGAAGGCATCAGTCCAGACGAAGTACGAGGCATGTTCGAGCATGTGGCCAGGCAGTTAAAAAAAAGACTGGGGCCCCGTCAAGCGCATCAGCATCGATGA
- a CDS encoding immunity 49 family protein, with the protein MIKQTNNFKRLVDEFYQSVTSERNVRALNTLFFILPSYPGYLSVTQPESDEICKAIQLIAKLAAGTFALGSTSENEQEVYLGNNIKVRLPAKVHESRVNCSAWLSGFFAAAICRDLSVLDSLGRIPLALLHRSSTRYDEFMFSFIAALQSYWRGERDAARHLMAAMADAKPEKIQCCSEEYLYLKAVPQMEVMFHLMRKDGEAFNRSLYKALESHRELCDLDEDSRLQPKLFLAYDLLALSSLAYEQGMAVHVESDYLPLSIVRGKCAV; encoded by the coding sequence ATGATCAAACAAACAAATAATTTCAAACGACTTGTTGATGAGTTTTATCAGAGTGTCACCTCGGAACGCAATGTCCGTGCTTTGAACACGCTGTTCTTTATACTCCCGAGTTATCCCGGTTACCTGTCTGTTACTCAACCCGAATCGGACGAAATTTGCAAAGCTATACAACTGATTGCAAAACTCGCGGCCGGCACATTTGCCCTGGGATCAACCTCGGAAAACGAACAGGAGGTTTACCTGGGCAACAACATCAAAGTTCGACTGCCGGCCAAAGTTCACGAGTCCAGGGTCAATTGTTCTGCCTGGCTGTCTGGTTTCTTTGCTGCCGCCATCTGCCGCGACCTGAGCGTGCTCGATTCCTTGGGACGCATTCCCCTCGCACTGCTGCACCGTTCGAGCACCAGATACGACGAGTTTATGTTTTCGTTCATTGCGGCGTTGCAAAGTTACTGGCGAGGCGAACGCGATGCCGCTCGGCACCTGATGGCGGCGATGGCCGACGCCAAACCGGAGAAAATTCAGTGCTGTTCGGAAGAATACCTGTATCTGAAAGCTGTGCCGCAGATGGAGGTGATGTTCCACCTGATGCGCAAGGACGGGGAGGCTTTCAACCGGTCGTTGTACAAGGCACTGGAGAGCCACCGCGAGTTGTGCGACCTCGACGAAGATTCTCGTCTCCAACCCAAGTTGTTCCTTGCCTACGACCTGCTGGCGTTGTCGAGTTTAGCCTACGAACAAGGGATGGCTGTGCATGTCGAATCGGATTATCTGCCGCTGTCGATTGTTCGGGGCAAGTGCGCAGTGTGA
- a CDS encoding IS4 family transposase, with protein sequence MMPAFYQTFFAHLLTARQSLFLHLLVATLQTHKQLALGKLSQALPLPITADSRKRALQRFLTLDKLNIFEAWFPLVLYLVLTHFSKTTTLKLAIDRTDWWHYNVLTVALVWHRHALPLNWTLLDHPGNSNLEDQQLLLSPVLSLLSAYRVVVLGDREFCSVKLANWLRSRKAGFCLRLKISEYIRQQGADFRSLKSLELQPGMSMFLGGVRVTKNRKNKGFEPFNIACIWKRKIRNMQPGEGWYILTDRPKLHEALELYADRWGIEVWHKDVKSCGYHLEEVRVSQERMMRVLLLASIAWSAAMLNGLQLERIGVDKYTGRVQEKQRRLRRHSPFRVGQYAWHWAQAVLGLGDWLDNLIDTCRNKARDYRRGLRAARLMLSVT encoded by the coding sequence ATGATGCCTGCATTCTACCAGACCTTCTTCGCACACCTGCTCACTGCGCGACAGTCTCTGTTTTTGCATTTGCTTGTCGCCACTTTGCAAACCCACAAACAGCTCGCCTTGGGCAAACTCTCCCAGGCACTGCCGCTGCCGATCACTGCCGACAGTCGCAAGCGCGCTCTCCAACGCTTTCTCACCCTCGACAAACTCAATATTTTCGAGGCTTGGTTCCCATTGGTTTTGTACCTGGTACTGACCCACTTTTCCAAGACAACCACACTCAAACTGGCGATCGACCGCACCGACTGGTGGCACTACAACGTGCTGACAGTGGCCCTGGTGTGGCATAGACATGCCTTGCCACTCAATTGGACCTTGCTCGACCATCCTGGCAACAGTAACCTCGAAGACCAACAACTGTTACTCTCACCGGTTCTGTCTCTACTTTCTGCCTATCGCGTCGTGGTGTTGGGGGACAGAGAGTTTTGCAGTGTCAAGCTGGCCAATTGGTTGCGCAGTCGAAAGGCCGGCTTTTGCTTGAGATTAAAAATCAGTGAATATATTCGACAACAAGGTGCAGACTTTCGCTCGCTAAAGTCTTTGGAACTACAACCTGGAATGTCGATGTTTCTTGGCGGAGTGCGCGTCACCAAAAATCGTAAAAACAAGGGATTCGAGCCGTTCAATATTGCTTGTATCTGGAAACGAAAAATCCGGAATATGCAACCGGGTGAAGGCTGGTATATTTTGACAGACCGGCCAAAGTTACACGAAGCACTTGAGCTGTATGCTGACCGTTGGGGAATCGAAGTTTGGCACAAAGACGTCAAATCCTGTGGCTACCATCTTGAAGAAGTACGCGTCAGTCAGGAACGGATGATGCGGGTACTGTTGTTAGCATCGATTGCCTGGAGTGCAGCGATGCTCAACGGTCTGCAACTGGAGCGAATAGGGGTGGACAAGTACACCGGCAGGGTTCAAGAAAAGCAGCGACGCTTGCGGCGTCACAGCCCTTTTCGGGTTGGCCAGTACGCTTGGCACTGGGCACAGGCGGTGCTGGGTTTGGGTGACTGGCTCGACAATTTGATAGACACCTGTAGGAACAAAGCCCGGGACTATCGACGCGGGTTGCGGGCTGCAAGGTTGATGCTGAGCGTCACGTAG
- a CDS encoding alpha/beta fold hydrolase, translated as MRADLKPASTAEAYWTWRGHRICYWVAEPEATPERPPIVLLHGFGASAGHWRKNIAELAAHRRVYALDWLGFGASAKPALPYSLELWEAQLVDFCAEVVAAPAVLIGNSIGALEALIVSAHHPERVTATVLINCAGGLTHRPEELPLVTRPVMAAMQMVLRMPGLAERFFDFARSKRNIRNTLRQVYGNAEAVTEELVELLYTPSTDPGAAAVFVSVLTAEAGPRPEALLPLVRTPLLVLWGDKDPWTPIGRGRTFTRYAPTARFVALEGLGHCPHDEDPQQVNAMIREWLKAVEGQAG; from the coding sequence ATGCGCGCCGATCTCAAGCCCGCCTCAACCGCCGAAGCGTACTGGACCTGGCGGGGCCACCGCATCTGCTACTGGGTAGCCGAGCCGGAGGCTACCCCCGAGCGCCCACCGATCGTGCTGTTGCACGGCTTTGGCGCCTCGGCGGGCCATTGGCGCAAAAATATTGCCGAACTGGCAGCCCACCGCCGGGTCTATGCCCTCGACTGGCTGGGTTTTGGCGCTTCGGCCAAACCGGCCCTTCCCTACAGTCTGGAGCTGTGGGAGGCGCAACTGGTCGATTTTTGCGCCGAGGTGGTCGCGGCCCCGGCGGTGCTGATCGGCAATTCGATCGGCGCTCTCGAAGCACTGATCGTCAGCGCCCACCACCCCGAGCGGGTGACAGCCACGGTGTTGATTAACTGCGCAGGCGGACTCACCCACCGGCCTGAGGAACTGCCGCTGGTGACCCGGCCGGTAATGGCGGCGATGCAGATGGTCCTGCGCATGCCCGGTCTTGCCGAGCGCTTTTTTGATTTCGCCCGCTCCAAACGCAACATCCGCAACACCCTGCGCCAGGTCTACGGCAACGCCGAGGCGGTCACCGAAGAACTGGTCGAGCTACTGTACACCCCCTCGACCGATCCTGGTGCTGCCGCCGTGTTCGTCTCGGTGCTCACCGCCGAGGCCGGCCCCCGTCCCGAAGCACTGCTGCCCCTGGTGCGCACGCCGCTGCTGGTCCTTTGGGGCGATAAAGACCCCTGGACACCCATCGGCCGCGGCCGCACCTTCACCCGCTACGCTCCCACAGCCCGGTTCGTAGCCCTCGAAGGCCTGGGCCACTGCCCCCATGACGAAGATCCCCAGCAGGTCAACGCGATGATTCGTGAGTGGCTAAAAGCTGTCGAGGGTCAGGCGGGATAG
- a CDS encoding ISL3 family transposase, with protein MDEFSGRRGHDFKTVLCDIETGELLEVIDSHKQKEIIESLCLQALEVREAIEEVSIDMWGGFRKVVQEAFPNAVIVYDRFHVMRMVNEEVKKIARQCGLGKRKEQFLLLKNGVDLNAGQKVQLETYLQIDKRLRKAYEYKEEFRWIYERSQSVDEGQQKLEDWLLKARKVYGKVVQTITEHFEGVCNYFIRRSSSGVMEGINNRIKLIKRQGYGFTNFENLRLRLLAGFAKKGCCSP; from the coding sequence ATCGATGAGTTTAGTGGGCGGCGCGGCCACGATTTTAAAACGGTACTTTGCGATATCGAGACTGGCGAATTGCTGGAGGTCATCGATAGTCACAAACAAAAAGAGATCATTGAAAGCCTTTGCCTGCAAGCGCTTGAGGTGCGCGAAGCTATTGAAGAAGTGAGCATCGACATGTGGGGAGGTTTTCGAAAGGTTGTCCAGGAAGCCTTTCCCAATGCTGTGATTGTCTACGACCGGTTTCACGTGATGCGGATGGTGAACGAAGAGGTCAAGAAGATTGCTCGCCAATGTGGCTTGGGCAAGCGCAAGGAGCAATTTTTGCTCCTAAAGAATGGAGTGGACTTGAATGCCGGGCAGAAAGTTCAGCTAGAAACCTATCTGCAGATCGACAAACGTTTACGCAAAGCGTATGAATACAAAGAGGAATTTCGGTGGATTTATGAGAGGAGTCAGAGTGTAGATGAAGGTCAGCAGAAGTTGGAAGACTGGCTTTTGAAAGCCCGCAAGGTATATGGGAAGGTGGTGCAGACCATTACAGAACATTTCGAGGGGGTCTGCAACTATTTTATCCGTCGGTCGAGTAGTGGAGTGATGGAGGGCATCAACAACCGCATCAAGTTAATCAAACGCCAGGGCTACGGCTTTACAAACTTTGAGAACCTGCGCTTGCGGCTGCTCGCTGGCTTTGCCAAGAAGGGATGCTGCTCACCTTGA